In the Magnolia sinica isolate HGM2019 chromosome 15, MsV1, whole genome shotgun sequence genome, one interval contains:
- the LOC131228036 gene encoding F-box/kelch-repeat protein At1g57790-like isoform X1: MKRSSKTEHRKTRRKDEKKGAEQVQKERMPKDLEEIQQENTNLGDMEDIFEITPSKKTEIVEYRPWSDLPIDIVELIASHLFRADFIHLTSSCRSWRSIAPPRLITKRHPSLLTSHSLPFLRNQSPWLMYFGKDNGMCNFLDPLYNERYFINIPELSGSTICSCKDGWVFMYRGNRSVFLFNPFIKTRIELPDLEYIQFDCITFSSTPTSSDSTIFAIQHLTTSASIWICRRGDRHWTEYFFDSNLPFSISYSNPVFKDEVFYVLGHNGVLGVFDPKLITWTILAKPKPLKFCNCQSIPRCKWEYYLVESRGELLMAVIGFFGTPIHVFRLEPSEMEWVKIETLEDGMLFVSRWTSLSSTALAKGMENRIHFPLVSGEDCVFYSLKECRCYPNRDFYECDDCIHSTWIEPRWFQPSAEELDWSQTLVGQGSKQIIFYENQY; encoded by the coding sequence ATGAAGAGATCCAGCAAGACTGAACACAGAAAGACGAGAAGAAAGGATGAGAAGAAAGGAGCTGAACAAGTTCAAAAAGAAAGGATGCCAAAGGACTTGGAAGAGATCCAACAAGAAAATACCAACCTAGGTGATATGGAGGACATCTTTGAAATAACTCCATCTAAAAAGACAGAAATTGTTGAATATAGACCTTGGTCTGACCTTCCAATAGATATTGTAGAGTTGATCGCATCGCATCTCTTTCGAGCAGATTTTATTCATCTGACCTCCTCCTGTAGAAGTTGGCGATCAATTGCTCCACCGAGACTGATCACAAAGCGACATCCCTCATTGCTCACTAGCCATAGCTTGCCATTTCTCAGAAATCAATCGCCATGGCTCATGTATTTTGGGAAAGACAATGGCATGTGTAACTTCTTGGATCCTTTGTACAATGAGAGATATTTCATCAATATCCCAGAGCTCTCCGGTTCAACAATTTGTTCCTGCAAGGATGGTTGGGTATTCATGTATAGAGGCAACCGCTCTGTGTTCCTTTTCAATCCCTTTATCAAAACAAGGATTGAACTCCCGGATTTGGAATATATACAGTTCGATTGCATCACCTTCTCTTCCACACCGACTTCTTCAGATTCCACAATTTTTGCTATTCAACATCTTACTACTTCTGCTTCCATATGGATTTGTCGTCGTGGGGACAGACATTGGACTGAGTACTTTTTTGATAGTAATTTGCCATTCTCGATATCCTACTCAAATCCAGTTTTCAAGGATGAGGTTTTCTATGTCTTGGGACATAATGGGGTACTGGGGGTCTTTGATCCAAAGCTAATCACTTGGACTATTCTTGCAAAGCCCAAGCCACTGAAATTCTGCAACTGTCAATCAATTCCCAGATGTAAGTGGGAATATTATTTGGTAGAATCGAGAGGGGAGCTATTAATGGCAGTCATTGGTTTTTTTGGGACTCCAATTCATGTTTTCAGACTGGAACCTTCAGAGATGGAATGGGTGAAGATTGAAACCTTGGAAGATGGAATGCTATTTGTAAGTCGCTGGACTTCTCTCTCCTCGACGGCGTTGGCAAAAGGGATGGAAAATAGGATCCATTTTCCTTTAGTCAGCGGTGAAGATTGTGTTTTCTACTCACTCAAAGAATGCAGATGCTATCCTAATAGAGATTTTTATGAGTGTGACGATTGTATCCATAGCACCTGGATTGAACCAAGGTGGTTTCAACCTTCAGCTGAAGAGCTTGATTGGAGTCAAACCTTAGTAGGACAAGGGTCTAAACAGATAATTTTCTATGAAAATCAGTATTAA
- the LOC131228036 gene encoding F-box protein At3g56470-like isoform X2 — MKRSSKTEHRKTRRKDEKKGAEQVQKERMPKDLEEIQQENTNLDFIHLTSSCRSWRSIAPPRLITKRHPSLLTSHSLPFLRNQSPWLMYFGKDNGMCNFLDPLYNERYFINIPELSGSTICSCKDGWVFMYRGNRSVFLFNPFIKTRIELPDLEYIQFDCITFSSTPTSSDSTIFAIQHLTTSASIWICRRGDRHWTEYFFDSNLPFSISYSNPVFKDEVFYVLGHNGVLGVFDPKLITWTILAKPKPLKFCNCQSIPRCKWEYYLVESRGELLMAVIGFFGTPIHVFRLEPSEMEWVKIETLEDGMLFVSRWTSLSSTALAKGMENRIHFPLVSGEDCVFYSLKECRCYPNRDFYECDDCIHSTWIEPRWFQPSAEELDWSQTLVGQGSKQIIFYENQY, encoded by the exons ATGAAGAGATCCAGCAAGACTGAACACAGAAAGACGAGAAGAAAGGATGAGAAGAAAGGAGCTGAACAAGTTCAAAAAGAAAGGATGCCAAAGGACTTGGAAGAGATCCAACAAGAAAATACCAACCTAG ATTTTATTCATCTGACCTCCTCCTGTAGAAGTTGGCGATCAATTGCTCCACCGAGACTGATCACAAAGCGACATCCCTCATTGCTCACTAGCCATAGCTTGCCATTTCTCAGAAATCAATCGCCATGGCTCATGTATTTTGGGAAAGACAATGGCATGTGTAACTTCTTGGATCCTTTGTACAATGAGAGATATTTCATCAATATCCCAGAGCTCTCCGGTTCAACAATTTGTTCCTGCAAGGATGGTTGGGTATTCATGTATAGAGGCAACCGCTCTGTGTTCCTTTTCAATCCCTTTATCAAAACAAGGATTGAACTCCCGGATTTGGAATATATACAGTTCGATTGCATCACCTTCTCTTCCACACCGACTTCTTCAGATTCCACAATTTTTGCTATTCAACATCTTACTACTTCTGCTTCCATATGGATTTGTCGTCGTGGGGACAGACATTGGACTGAGTACTTTTTTGATAGTAATTTGCCATTCTCGATATCCTACTCAAATCCAGTTTTCAAGGATGAGGTTTTCTATGTCTTGGGACATAATGGGGTACTGGGGGTCTTTGATCCAAAGCTAATCACTTGGACTATTCTTGCAAAGCCCAAGCCACTGAAATTCTGCAACTGTCAATCAATTCCCAGATGTAAGTGGGAATATTATTTGGTAGAATCGAGAGGGGAGCTATTAATGGCAGTCATTGGTTTTTTTGGGACTCCAATTCATGTTTTCAGACTGGAACCTTCAGAGATGGAATGGGTGAAGATTGAAACCTTGGAAGATGGAATGCTATTTGTAAGTCGCTGGACTTCTCTCTCCTCGACGGCGTTGGCAAAAGGGATGGAAAATAGGATCCATTTTCCTTTAGTCAGCGGTGAAGATTGTGTTTTCTACTCACTCAAAGAATGCAGATGCTATCCTAATAGAGATTTTTATGAGTGTGACGATTGTATCCATAGCACCTGGATTGAACCAAGGTGGTTTCAACCTTCAGCTGAAGAGCTTGATTGGAGTCAAACCTTAGTAGGACAAGGGTCTAAACAGATAATTTTCTATGAAAATCAGTATTAA